In Candidatus Nitrosotenuis uzonensis, the sequence AACATGTCACTTTCCGCTCAGAAAGACTATCTCCTTAGATTACACATAACCAATTATAACAAAAAAGAAGAGGTCCTAGTCGTAAATCATCAAGTTTTTCTCTTCAAGAAGCGAGTGCAGGTTATTCACAGAACGGTATACGTCCGGCTCTTTCTTTGCACCCGTACAGACAAGCTTTCCTGAGGAGAAAAGCAGAATTACGGTCTTTGGATCTAGCATTCGGTGAATCAGGCCAGGGAACTGTTCTGGCTCGTACATGCTTCTTGGTAGCGTTCTTGCAGCCTGTTCCAAGTGAATCTTGCCGCCAAGGTTGATTGACGCAACTATGTTCTGTATGTCTACTACGGCATCTTTTTTGATCTTGATTCCACCCTTTCGAAGCTTCTGCACTACGGATTTGACTGCACTTCTTGCCATCTCTTCTGATTTGGCCCCCGTGCAGACCATCTTACCTGATGTGAAAATCAGTGTTGCCGTCTTGGGACTTTTGAGCCTGAATACTAGTCCTGGAAACTGGTCAGGATGGTATTCTACATCTGGAAAATTGCGAGTAATCTC encodes:
- a CDS encoding TATA-box-binding protein — encoded protein: MPQTKPIVSIENVVASASVDQKMDLNEITRNFPDVEYHPDQFPGLVFRLKSPKTATLIFTSGKMVCTGAKSEEMARSAVKSVVQKLRKGGIKIKKDAVVDIQNIVASINLGGKIHLEQAARTLPRSMYEPEQFPGLIHRMLDPKTVILLFSSGKLVCTGAKKEPDVYRSVNNLHSLLEEKNLMIYD